The Veillonellaceae bacterium nucleotide sequence ATAAAAGCATTATTGGGCTGCGTTCCCCAGCACTTAAACTTGGACGCCGACTTGACAGCATGGGAAAACCTGGAACTCCATGGGCGTCTTCATCACATTCCCACCCAAGAACGGCGGCATCGAATCGATGAATTACTCGAGTATGTTGAACTGCGCGATCGGGCCTCCGAGATGGTGAATACCTTTTCCGGCGGCATGAAACGGCGGCTGATGATTGCCCGGGCTCTCATGCACCGTCCTAAAGTACTATTTCTAGATGAACCTACCGTCGGCCTAGATCCACAGGTCCGACGGCGGTTGTGGGATTTAATTTTGAGTCTTAATCATCAGGGGCTGACTGTTCTTCTCACCACCCACTATATTGAAGAAGCGGAGACTCTCTGTCAGCGCGTTGCTATACTGGAGAAAGGCAAGTTAGTCATATCCGGCACGCCGGCTGACCTGCGCCGCAAGGTAGGTCAATATACGGTGGAATGGTCGGAGGCTGACGGGATTAAATCACGCTTTTTTGTTGAGCGGCCGGATGCTGTAGCCTTTATGAATAGTCTTGACACTGCCACGACGATACGAAATACGAATTTAGAAGATGTATTTGTTGAGTTAACAGGAAGGAAAGTGAAAGACTGATGTTAGCTGATATTAAAACAGTGATATGGCGGGACTGGGTTGTCCTTCGCCGGCGGCTGGGTAGGTACATCTTATCCCGAATGGTATCCCCGGTTTTGTATTTAGTCGCGTTTGGCTGGGGGGTTGGCAGACAAATCCAAGTCCAGGGAGGAAGTTATTTAGATTTTATTGTACCGGGAATTTTGGCCTTAAACTCCATGATCATCAGTTTCAACGCCGTCGGGACTCCTGTGAACATGAGCCGCCTTTATTATAAGACTTTAGAAGAATATCAGATTGCCCCTATTACGGCCGCATCATTTGTGATTGGCAAAATAGCATCGGGAATGATTCGCGGCATAATATCTTCACTTGTAATCATCATATTGGCCTTTGCTTTTGGCGCAACGTTGACCATCCATGGCTGGTTCTGGCTGGTACTGCTACTGAATT carries:
- a CDS encoding ABC transporter permease translates to MLADIKTVIWRDWVVLRRRLGRYILSRMVSPVLYLVAFGWGVGRQIQVQGGSYLDFIVPGILALNSMIISFNAVGTPVNMSRLYYKTLEEYQIAPITAASFVIGKIASGMIRGIISSLVIIILAFAFGATLTIHGWFWLVLLLNCALFAGLGFVAAMFMNSHEEMANFNTYVLTPMSFLCATFFSTDRLPSLMYYFVESLPLTHASHALRMAGQNQDPAILSIVVLLAYFIVFLTIGIWQMKRVKG
- a CDS encoding ABC transporter ATP-binding protein is translated as IKALLGCVPQHLNLDADLTAWENLELHGRLHHIPTQERRHRIDELLEYVELRDRASEMVNTFSGGMKRRLMIARALMHRPKVLFLDEPTVGLDPQVRRRLWDLILSLNHQGLTVLLTTHYIEEAETLCQRVAILEKGKLVISGTPADLRRKVGQYTVEWSEADGIKSRFFVERPDAVAFMNSLDTATTIRNTNLEDVFVELTGRKVKD